From the Escherichia marmotae genome, one window contains:
- a CDS encoding Surface presentation of antigens protein SpaK, translating into MSNIDLVQLIRDSLFAIGCPPGIISDLDSHSAITISLDDMPAINIAMVDSSVWLWANFDHPSDHQLQSSAYNILNLMLQAFPYSINEIVEMHRSDEFLQLRVVIKDDFVHDGIVFAEVMHEFYQRMEILNGAL; encoded by the coding sequence ATGAGTAATATTGATTTGGTTCAATTGATTCGAGATAGTCTTTTTGCAATTGGATGTCCTCCTGGTATTATTTCAGACCTTGATAGTCATTCAGCAATTACAATATCGCTAGATGACATGCCAGCTATTAATATAGCAATGGTGGATAGCTCTGTCTGGTTGTGGGCTAATTTTGACCATCCAAGCGATCATCAGCTTCAGTCTTCTGCATATAATATCTTGAATTTGATGTTACAGGCATTTCCATATAGTATTAATGAGATTGTAGAAATGCATCGCTCTGATGAGTTCTTGCAACTAAGAGTAGTTATTAAGGATGATTTTGTTCACGATGGGATTGTTTTCGCTGAAGTTATGCATGAGTTTTATCAGCGTATGGAGATTTTAAATGGAGCTTTATAA
- a CDS encoding EscV/YscV/HrcV family type III secretion system export apparatus protein, producing MIQTFLKNVSTKPELIILVLMVMIIAMLIIPLPTYLVDFLIGLNIVLAILVFMGSFYIDRILSFSTFPSVLLITTLFRLALSISTSRLILVDADAGEIITTFGQFVIGESLAVGFVIFSIVTVVQFIVITKGSERVAEVAARFSLDGMPGKQMSIDADLKAGIIDAAGAKERRSVLERESQLYGSFDGAMKFIKGDAIAGIIIIFVNLIGGISVGMSQHGMSVSGALSTYTILTIGDGLVSQIPALLISISAGFIVTRVNGESDNMGRNIMSQIFGNPFVLIVTSVLALAIGMLPGFPFFVFFLIAITLTTLFYYKRIIVNKDSSTVPDGANFSGSFDVDNSQDSSLAMIENLDSISSETVPLILLFSEDATKGNDLDNLIERVRSQFFIDYGVRLPTILHRVNNDLKENEILLLINEVRADSYNIYFNKFCITDKNSDVQALDIPVTTSVYDDREISWIDVLFTEKLANIDVKVKSSQDEFYHQLSLSLLHNINEFFGIQETKNMIDQFENRYPDLVKEVLRHVTIQRISEVLQRLLAECISVRNLKLVMESLALWAPREKDVITLVEHVRSSLSRYICSKIAVAGEIKAVMLSSYIEDAIRKGVRQTSGGAFLNMDIEVSDEIMETLAHALSELRREQKDFVLLVSVDIRRFVKRLIDNRFRNLAVISYAEIDEVYSVNVIKTI from the coding sequence GTGATCCAGACATTTTTAAAAAATGTAAGTACAAAACCAGAGCTAATAATTCTAGTGCTTATGGTCATGATTATCGCGATGTTAATCATACCGTTACCCACATATCTTGTTGATTTTTTGATTGGACTTAATATAGTCCTGGCAATTCTTGTTTTTATGGGATCATTCTATATTGATAGAATCCTAAGTTTTTCAACCTTTCCCTCAGTATTACTTATAACGACGCTATTTAGACTTGCTTTATCAATTAGTACAAGCAGACTCATTTTAGTGGATGCAGATGCTGGGGAAATAATAACAACGTTTGGCCAGTTCGTGATAGGCGAAAGCTTGGCTGTGGGGTTTGTAATATTTTCTATTGTAACAGTTGTGCAGTTTATTGTTATTACGAAAGGGTCAGAAAGGGTTGCTGAAGTGGCTGCTCGTTTTTCGCTTGATGGTATGCCAGGCAAACAAATGAGCATTGATGCCGATCTGAAAGCAGGGATCATTGATGCGGCAGGTGCCAAAGAACGGCGTAGCGTTCTGGAGCGTGAAAGCCAACTCTATGGTTCATTTGATGGGGCTATGAAATTTATTAAAGGAGATGCGATAGCGGGTATCATCATTATTTTTGTTAACCTAATTGGGGGGATTTCTGTTGGCATGAGCCAGCATGGAATGTCGGTTTCAGGTGCGTTATCAACTTATACAATATTAACTATAGGTGACGGTTTAGTCTCTCAGATACCTGCATTATTAATATCAATAAGTGCTGGTTTTATCGTAACCAGAGTTAATGGTGAGAGTGATAATATGGGACGTAATATTATGTCCCAGATTTTTGGAAATCCATTTGTTTTAATAGTGACATCTGTCTTGGCCTTAGCAATTGGCATGTTGCCTGGATTTCCTTTTTTTGTTTTTTTCTTAATAGCTATTACATTAACAACATTATTTTATTACAAAAGAATCATTGTAAATAAAGACTCATCAACTGTACCTGATGGGGCTAATTTTAGTGGTTCATTTGATGTGGATAATTCTCAGGATTCGTCTTTGGCAATGATAGAAAACTTGGATTCTATTAGTTCAGAAACGGTTCCATTGATATTGCTTTTTTCTGAAGATGCTACTAAAGGTAATGATTTAGACAATTTAATTGAACGTGTAAGAAGTCAGTTCTTTATCGATTATGGCGTGCGCTTACCGACTATTCTCCATAGGGTAAATAATGATCTTAAAGAAAATGAAATTCTTCTTTTGATTAATGAAGTCAGGGCTGATAGTTATAATATCTACTTCAATAAATTTTGCATAACGGATAAGAATAGTGATGTCCAAGCTTTGGATATACCTGTAACTACATCTGTATATGATGATAGAGAAATCTCGTGGATTGATGTTTTATTTACAGAAAAACTTGCTAATATTGATGTTAAAGTGAAAAGTTCACAAGATGAATTTTATCATCAGTTGTCCCTTAGCTTGTTACACAATATAAATGAATTTTTCGGAATACAAGAAACTAAGAATATGATAGATCAGTTTGAAAATAGATATCCTGATCTTGTTAAAGAGGTACTTCGCCATGTGACAATACAACGAATTTCTGAAGTGTTACAGAGGTTATTGGCAGAGTGTATTTCTGTTAGAAACTTAAAACTTGTTATGGAATCTCTTGCACTTTGGGCTCCGAGAGAGAAAGACGTGATTACTTTGGTTGAACATGTTCGTTCATCTCTATCAAGGTATATTTGTAGCAAAATAGCGGTTGCCGGAGAAATAAAGGCGGTTATGCTATCAAGTTACATTGAAGATGCTATAAGAAAGGGAGTCAGACAAACTTCTGGAGGAGCTTTCTTAAACATGGACATTGAAGTTTCAGATGAGATAATGGAGACACTGGCACATGCCTTAAGTGAATTAAGGAGAGAGCAAAAAGATTTTGTTTTATTAGTATCTGTTGATATCCGGCGATTTGTGAAAAGGCTAATTGACAATAGATTTAGAAATTTAGCTGTTATTTCTTATGCAGAAATAGATGAAGTATATTCCGTTAATGTTATTAAAACTATTTAA
- the sctW gene encoding type III secretion system gatekeeper subunit SctW — translation MLDIKNTSVFSSSLINKSLASTTAESAAGDDVADAEVDSGLASSKFIDAADDMAAILSSFRNRRELEKMKGANSEGQERILEGEDDEIAQLLFSLKQSLKNKLPLDRSFIEELKRHFKDPSDQVLVLRELLSEKNLSIDQIDALTSFVNEITSGNEKFINAGINSAIQAKLFGSKMKLEPQMLRACYRGFVLEDKSSANQYLEWLGNFGFDNRHTIVNFVEQSLIVDMDSVQPSCNSNEFGVVLSKLLSIKMLRTSDIIFMKRLDSSSLLKDGGMNAEHLLLSLLYIFQYPAESENILTSVAEHSKGDYKPSVLFQTYLSSISDSPHDIFTNENERNMALDILRDLVTSSYKKEFSR, via the coding sequence ATGCTTGATATAAAAAATACAAGTGTTTTTAGTTCATCACTCATTAATAAGTCGCTCGCATCAACAACGGCTGAGTCTGCAGCTGGAGACGATGTAGCTGATGCTGAAGTCGATTCTGGTTTAGCCAGCAGTAAATTTATTGATGCTGCAGATGACATGGCTGCAATCCTTTCTTCTTTCAGAAATAGAAGAGAACTTGAAAAGATGAAGGGGGCAAATAGCGAAGGGCAAGAGCGTATCCTCGAAGGTGAAGATGATGAGATCGCTCAGCTTCTTTTTAGTTTAAAACAGTCTTTGAAAAATAAGCTCCCTCTTGATAGGTCTTTTATAGAGGAACTTAAGAGGCATTTCAAAGACCCAAGTGACCAGGTTCTCGTATTACGGGAATTGTTGAGCGAGAAAAATCTTTCAATAGATCAGATTGATGCATTAACATCATTTGTTAATGAAATTACATCTGGTAATGAGAAATTCATTAATGCAGGAATAAACTCAGCGATACAGGCTAAGTTATTTGGCAGTAAAATGAAGCTTGAACCACAGATGTTACGCGCATGTTATCGTGGTTTTGTTCTTGAGGATAAATCTTCCGCAAATCAGTACCTGGAATGGTTAGGTAACTTTGGTTTTGATAACAGACATACAATAGTCAATTTTGTGGAACAGTCTTTGATTGTTGATATGGATTCTGTCCAACCTAGCTGTAATTCCAACGAGTTTGGCGTCGTTTTATCAAAGTTACTCTCTATTAAGATGCTTCGCACTTCAGACATCATATTTATGAAGCGATTAGATTCATCAAGTCTTCTAAAAGATGGTGGGATGAATGCAGAACATTTGCTGCTTTCGTTATTGTATATTTTTCAATATCCAGCAGAGAGTGAAAATATTCTTACTTCTGTAGCAGAACACTCTAAAGGTGATTATAAGCCTTCTGTTCTGTTCCAAACGTATTTATCTTCGATAAGCGACAGTCCACATGATATATTTACCAATGAAAATGAAAGAAATATGGCCCTAGATATTCTGAGAGATCTTGTTACTAGCTCATATAAGAAAGAATTTTCACGTTAA
- the sctC gene encoding type III secretion system outer membrane ring subunit SctC, producing the protein MGQFNKKALLFCMVLLPQIASGEMNLSEKKDVAVYVAQSDSLAAFFEKFSAKLNYPIVVSKQAAKKKITGEFNLSNPEKMLESVSSLVGLIWYKDGNALYIYDSSELISKVILLENISTNYLVRYMKDANLYDDRYPIRGNFNEKTFYISGPPALVELIANTASLLDRQVSSIGAEKVNFGVIKLKNTFVSDRTYDLRGKSIVIPGVATVVENLLNNNVSSKDGSKRADPMPPFGETKKAFDTIDDLSLTTVANNALLENVSIIAYPETNSILVKGNDQQIQIIRDIVTQLDVAKRHIELSLWIIDIDKSELNNIGVNWQGTASFGDTFSATLNVSPSASISTLDGNKFIASVMALNQKKKANVVSRPVILTQENIPAVFDNNRTFYVSLVGERNSSLEHVTYGTLINVIPRFSSHGQIEMSLTIEDGTGNNKPSSVYNNDNVSVLPEVGRTKISTIARVPQGKSLLIGGYTHDTDSDEVTSIPLLSSIPVVGNIFRYKKNNVSNIVRVFLIQPREVSESNYYDTENYKPLLNQNEVMAATTAANNSAEGVILNDDQALISFLDK; encoded by the coding sequence ATGGGACAATTTAATAAAAAAGCATTGCTGTTCTGCATGGTTCTTTTGCCTCAGATAGCAAGTGGTGAGATGAACCTTTCAGAAAAGAAAGATGTAGCTGTATATGTTGCTCAAAGTGATTCTTTGGCTGCATTCTTTGAAAAATTTTCAGCAAAATTGAATTATCCGATTGTTGTTAGCAAACAGGCTGCAAAGAAAAAAATTACTGGAGAGTTTAATTTATCTAATCCGGAGAAAATGTTAGAGAGTGTTTCATCTTTAGTCGGGTTAATTTGGTATAAAGATGGTAATGCATTATATATATATGATTCAAGTGAACTGATAAGTAAGGTTATTCTTCTTGAAAACATTTCTACGAATTATCTTGTTCGATATATGAAGGATGCGAATCTATATGATGATAGATATCCGATAAGAGGTAATTTTAATGAAAAAACATTTTACATATCGGGACCACCTGCTTTAGTTGAATTAATCGCTAATACTGCATCGCTACTTGACAGACAGGTATCTTCAATAGGGGCTGAAAAAGTTAATTTCGGTGTTATAAAATTGAAAAATACTTTTGTTAGCGATAGAACTTATGATTTACGGGGGAAAAGTATAGTCATTCCCGGAGTTGCTACAGTTGTTGAAAATTTACTAAACAACAATGTGTCTTCTAAAGATGGGAGCAAAAGAGCAGATCCTATGCCACCTTTTGGAGAAACCAAAAAAGCATTTGATACAATAGATGATTTATCACTTACAACAGTTGCAAATAATGCATTACTTGAGAATGTCTCAATCATTGCTTATCCAGAAACTAACTCTATCTTAGTGAAAGGAAATGATCAGCAGATACAGATTATCCGTGATATTGTAACACAACTGGATGTTGCTAAAAGGCATATCGAATTATCCTTATGGATAATCGACATCGATAAATCTGAACTAAATAATATAGGAGTTAATTGGCAAGGAACAGCTTCGTTTGGTGATACATTTAGCGCAACATTAAATGTAAGCCCATCCGCCTCAATTAGTACCTTGGATGGAAATAAATTTATTGCATCAGTAATGGCTCTAAATCAAAAGAAAAAAGCTAATGTTGTATCAAGACCGGTTATTTTGACACAAGAAAATATCCCAGCAGTATTTGATAATAACAGAACGTTTTATGTATCTTTGGTTGGTGAACGTAACTCTTCGCTAGAACATGTTACATATGGTACATTAATCAATGTGATACCTCGTTTTTCATCACATGGACAAATTGAAATGTCTTTAACCATTGAAGATGGAACGGGGAATAATAAACCAAGCTCTGTCTATAATAATGACAATGTATCAGTGCTTCCTGAGGTTGGAAGAACGAAAATAAGCACAATTGCAAGAGTACCTCAAGGTAAAAGCTTACTTATTGGTGGCTATACTCATGATACAGATTCTGATGAAGTAACATCTATACCATTGCTTTCATCGATTCCGGTTGTAGGTAATATATTTAGGTACAAGAAAAATAATGTCAGTAACATTGTTCGCGTGTTTTTAATACAACCGAGAGAAGTTAGTGAGTCTAATTATTATGACACTGAAAATTATAAACCTCTGTTGAATCAAAATGAAGTTATGGCTGCAACTACAGCAGCTAATAATTCTGCTGAAGGTGTGATATTAAATGATGACCAAGCACTAATTTCGTTTTTAGATAAATAA
- a CDS encoding transcriptional regulator, with protein sequence MAWFFFARDLNIKIRSEVIYHCGFNVNMCAKFLAFWDYFNNIDFKRYSTKNYFYFDYMYAHHEHCDKDSVVDGLMLNFILSPGQEIKDALMLIRMTESYHLVLYLLKSIDRDESVKIKNLTEGYGVSEAYFRKLCKKALGAKVKEELSLWRLVNGLLDVFLHKETITSAAMKNGYASASHFSTEIKNQLGFSARELTNIFFLVNKKNGTI encoded by the coding sequence GTGGCGTGGTTTTTTTTTGCCAGAGATTTAAATATAAAAATAAGAAGTGAAGTGATTTATCACTGTGGCTTTAATGTAAATATGTGTGCTAAATTCTTAGCGTTCTGGGATTATTTTAATAATATTGATTTTAAGAGATATTCAACTAAAAATTATTTTTACTTCGATTATATGTATGCTCATCACGAGCATTGTGATAAAGATTCTGTTGTCGATGGGTTAATGCTTAATTTTATTTTGTCTCCCGGTCAAGAGATAAAAGATGCGCTGATGTTGATTAGGATGACAGAATCCTATCATTTAGTTCTTTATCTTTTGAAGTCAATTGACCGAGATGAAAGTGTAAAAATAAAAAATTTAACTGAAGGATATGGAGTTTCAGAGGCTTATTTTAGAAAATTATGCAAGAAAGCCCTTGGAGCAAAAGTTAAAGAAGAGCTGAGCCTCTGGAGATTGGTTAATGGTTTATTAGATGTCTTTCTACATAAAGAAACCATCACATCCGCGGCGATGAAAAATGGATACGCATCAGCATCACATTTTTCAACAGAAATAAAAAATCAATTGGGTTTTTCTGCTAGAGAACTGACAAATATATTTTTTTTGGTGAATAAAAAAAATGGGACAATTTAA
- a CDS encoding MxiM family type III secretion system pilotin, whose translation MKWHGKICLALTCIFSLSGCSLKYPFFNVNESWNIVPVGKEFTYLPEDFSLTFIPKEKKLKVHSKCISDHAVYGFNSGKFSATFNNIRSDSCLGIYQKQSVGNLFNLLRDGVVLRGGGVNNIIYLEKDSEVKIQLRKKES comes from the coding sequence ATGAAATGGCATGGTAAAATATGCTTAGCTTTAACGTGTATATTTTCTCTTAGTGGTTGTTCATTAAAATATCCTTTTTTCAATGTAAATGAAAGTTGGAATATTGTTCCTGTCGGTAAAGAATTTACATATTTACCAGAAGACTTCTCATTAACATTTATTCCAAAAGAAAAAAAATTGAAGGTTCATTCGAAATGTATAAGTGATCATGCTGTTTACGGATTTAATTCAGGTAAATTCAGTGCTACTTTTAACAACATAAGATCAGACTCTTGTTTAGGGATATATCAAAAACAGTCTGTTGGTAATTTATTCAACCTGCTACGAGATGGCGTAGTACTAAGAGGTGGGGGGGTAAACAATATTATATATCTCGAAAAAGATAGCGAAGTAAAAATACAGCTTAGAAAAAAGGAGTCGTAG